The following are encoded in a window of Streptomyces sp. SAT1 genomic DNA:
- a CDS encoding acyl-CoA dehydrogenase family protein, giving the protein MAGSADFDLYRPSEEHDMLRDAVRSLAEAKIAPYAAAVDEEARFPQEALDALVANDLHAVHVPESYGGAGADALATVIVIEEVARVCASSSLIPAVNKLGSLPVILSGSEELKKKYLGPLAKGDAMFSYCLSEPDAGSDAAGMKTKAVRDGDHYVLNGVKRWITNAGVSDFYTVMAVTAPEKRSKGISAFVVEKSDEGVSFGAPEKKLGIKGSPTREVYLDNVRIPADRMIGAEGTGFATAMKTLDHTRITIAAQALGIAQGALDYAKGYVKERKQFGKPIADFQGIQFMLADMAMKVSAARALTYQAAAASERVDADLTYQGAAAKCFASDIAMEVTTDAVQLLGGYGYTRDYPVERMMRDAKITQIYEGTNQVQRIVMARNLP; this is encoded by the coding sequence TTGGCCGGATCGGCTGACTTCGACCTGTACCGCCCGTCCGAGGAGCACGACATGCTCCGCGACGCCGTCCGCTCGCTGGCCGAGGCGAAGATCGCGCCGTACGCCGCCGCGGTGGACGAGGAGGCCCGCTTCCCGCAGGAGGCCCTCGACGCCCTGGTCGCGAACGACCTGCACGCCGTGCACGTCCCCGAGAGCTACGGCGGCGCGGGCGCGGACGCCCTCGCCACCGTCATCGTGATCGAGGAGGTGGCCCGCGTCTGCGCGTCCTCCTCCCTGATCCCCGCCGTGAACAAGCTGGGCTCGCTCCCGGTGATCCTCTCCGGCTCCGAGGAGCTGAAGAAGAAGTACCTGGGCCCGCTCGCCAAGGGCGACGCCATGTTCTCGTACTGCCTCTCCGAGCCGGACGCGGGCTCGGACGCGGCCGGCATGAAGACGAAGGCGGTCCGCGACGGCGACCACTACGTGCTCAACGGCGTCAAGCGCTGGATCACCAACGCGGGCGTCTCCGACTTCTACACGGTGATGGCCGTCACCGCCCCGGAGAAGCGCTCCAAGGGCATCTCCGCCTTCGTCGTCGAGAAGTCCGACGAGGGCGTCTCCTTCGGCGCCCCGGAGAAGAAGCTCGGCATCAAGGGCTCCCCGACCCGCGAGGTCTACCTCGACAACGTGCGCATCCCCGCCGACCGCATGATCGGCGCCGAGGGCACCGGCTTCGCCACCGCGATGAAGACCCTCGACCACACCCGCATCACCATCGCCGCCCAGGCCCTCGGCATCGCCCAGGGCGCCCTCGACTACGCCAAGGGCTACGTCAAGGAGCGCAAGCAGTTCGGCAAGCCGATCGCCGACTTCCAGGGCATCCAGTTCATGCTCGCCGACATGGCCATGAAGGTCTCCGCGGCCCGCGCCCTGACCTACCAGGCCGCCGCCGCCTCCGAGCGGGTCGACGCCGATCTGACCTACCAGGGCGCCGCCGCCAAGTGCTTCGCCTCGGACATCGCCATGGAGGTCACCACCGACGCCGTCCAGCTCCTCGGCGGCTACGGCTACACCCGTGACTACCCGGTGGAGCGCATGATGCGCGACGCCAAGATCACCCAGATCTATGAGGGCACGAACCAGGTCCAGCGGATCGTGATGGCCCGTAACCTGCCGTAA
- a CDS encoding UDP-glucose dehydrogenase family protein yields the protein MSLKITVIGTGYLGATHAAAMAEMGFEVLGLDVVPEKIEMLRRGEVPMYEPGLGDLLRRHVAGIEGSTGRLRFTQDWAEAGAFGDVHFLCVNTPQKHGEYACDMSYVDSAVGSLAPHLAGPALVVGKSTVPVGSADRLARTLAALAPAGEDAELAWNPEFLREGFAVRDTLHPDRIVVGVRSERAEKLLREVYATPIAEGSPFVVTDFPTAELVKTSANSFLATKISFINAMAEVCEAADGDVAKLAEAIGYDDRIGRKFLRAGIGFGGGCLPKDIRAFMARAGELGADQALTFLREIDSINMRQRGRMVELTRQALGGGPFLGRRIAVLGATFKPDSDDVRDSPALNVAGQIHLQGGQVTVYDPKGMDNARRLFPTLGYADSALEAVRGADAVLHLTEWQQFRELDPAELGEAVAARLVLDGRNALDAELWRRAGWTYRAMGRPTA from the coding sequence ATGAGCCTGAAGATCACCGTGATCGGCACCGGCTATCTCGGCGCCACCCACGCCGCGGCCATGGCCGAGATGGGCTTCGAGGTGCTGGGCCTTGACGTGGTCCCCGAGAAGATCGAGATGCTGCGCCGGGGCGAGGTCCCCATGTACGAGCCCGGTCTGGGGGACCTGCTGCGCCGCCATGTGGCCGGTATCGAGGGCTCCACCGGACGGCTGCGCTTCACCCAGGACTGGGCCGAGGCGGGGGCGTTCGGCGACGTCCACTTCCTCTGCGTGAACACTCCGCAGAAGCACGGCGAGTACGCCTGCGACATGTCCTACGTCGACTCGGCGGTCGGCTCGCTCGCCCCCCACCTGGCCGGGCCCGCGCTCGTCGTCGGCAAGTCCACGGTGCCGGTGGGCTCGGCGGACCGGCTGGCCCGTACGCTCGCCGCGCTCGCGCCCGCGGGCGAGGACGCCGAGCTGGCCTGGAACCCCGAGTTCCTGCGGGAGGGCTTCGCCGTCCGGGACACCCTGCACCCGGACCGGATCGTGGTCGGCGTGCGCAGCGAGCGGGCCGAGAAGCTGCTGCGCGAGGTGTACGCCACGCCGATCGCCGAGGGCTCCCCCTTCGTGGTCACCGACTTCCCCACCGCCGAGCTGGTGAAGACCTCCGCGAACTCCTTCCTGGCCACCAAGATCTCCTTCATCAACGCCATGGCCGAGGTGTGCGAGGCCGCCGACGGCGATGTCGCCAAGCTCGCGGAGGCCATCGGGTACGACGACCGGATCGGCCGGAAGTTCCTGCGCGCCGGGATCGGCTTCGGCGGGGGCTGCCTGCCCAAGGACATCCGCGCCTTCATGGCGCGCGCCGGTGAGCTGGGCGCCGACCAGGCGCTGACCTTCCTGCGCGAGATCGACTCGATCAACATGCGCCAGCGCGGGCGGATGGTCGAGCTGACCCGGCAGGCGCTGGGCGGCGGGCCGTTCCTCGGCCGGCGGATCGCGGTGCTGGGCGCCACCTTCAAGCCCGACTCGGACGACGTACGGGACTCCCCCGCGCTCAACGTCGCGGGCCAGATCCACCTCCAGGGCGGCCAGGTGACCGTCTACGACCCCAAGGGCATGGACAACGCGCGCCGCCTCTTCCCGACGCTCGGCTACGCCGACTCGGCGCTGGAGGCGGTGCGCGGCGCCGATGCCGTGCTGCATCTGACCGAGTGGCAGCAGTTCCGCGAGCTGGACCCGGCCGAGCTGGGCGAGGCCGTCGCGGCCCGGCTCGTCCTCGACGGCCGCAACGCGCTCGACGCGGAGCTGTGGCGGCGGGCCGGCTGGACGTATCGGGCGATGGGCCGCCCGACGGCCTGA
- a CDS encoding CGNR zinc finger domain-containing protein, with the protein MSDRSSAPGGLALIESLVNTLDIETTADSLGTAENLERFGITEADLPRARELRESLRAVLLAHAGHAPHGRVTPLGELLARAPLVVAVDARDGAAALTPADGGPLLSRVAAAVAEALVAGTWARLKACEAGTCHWAYYDRSPAGRRRWCSMQVCGARAKMRRYRARES; encoded by the coding sequence ATGAGTGACAGATCGTCCGCGCCCGGCGGCCTGGCGCTGATCGAGTCCCTGGTCAACACCCTGGACATCGAGACGACAGCGGACTCGCTCGGCACGGCGGAGAACCTGGAGCGCTTCGGGATCACCGAGGCGGACCTGCCCCGGGCGCGCGAGCTGCGCGAGTCGCTGCGCGCCGTCCTGCTCGCGCACGCCGGCCACGCCCCGCACGGCCGGGTGACCCCGCTCGGCGAGCTGCTGGCACGGGCCCCGCTGGTGGTCGCCGTCGACGCGCGGGACGGCGCCGCCGCCCTGACCCCCGCCGACGGCGGACCGCTGCTCTCCCGGGTCGCCGCCGCCGTGGCCGAGGCGCTGGTCGCGGGCACCTGGGCCCGGCTGAAGGCGTGCGAGGCCGGCACCTGCCACTGGGCGTACTACGACCGCAGCCCGGCGGGCCGCCGCCGCTGGTGCTCGATGCAGGTGTGCGGGGCGCGCGCGAAGATGCGCCGGTACCGCGCCAGGGAATCCTGA
- a CDS encoding VOC family protein, translated as MALAKLGVVVLDCPDPRALAGFYAEVLGGTVEGEGEWVDLKVPGGVALAFQRAPGWVPPKWPAADASQQFHLDLEVEDLDTAEQGVLALGAKPLAHPDGRGFRVYADPAGHPFCLCAC; from the coding sequence ATGGCTCTCGCCAAGCTGGGTGTCGTCGTACTGGACTGCCCCGACCCGCGCGCGCTCGCCGGTTTCTACGCCGAGGTGCTCGGCGGGACCGTCGAGGGCGAGGGCGAATGGGTGGACCTGAAGGTGCCGGGCGGGGTGGCGCTCGCCTTCCAGCGGGCGCCCGGCTGGGTCCCGCCGAAGTGGCCCGCGGCGGACGCCTCGCAGCAGTTCCATCTGGACCTGGAGGTCGAGGATCTGGACACGGCCGAGCAGGGCGTCCTCGCCCTGGGCGCCAAGCCGCTGGCCCACCCGGACGGCAGGGGCTTCCGGGTCTACGCCGACCCGGCCGGCCACCCGTTCTGTCTCTGCGCCTGCTGA
- a CDS encoding dipeptidase — protein sequence MTAVSALEQARELLREFPVVDGHNDLPWALREQVRYDLGARDIAVDQAAHLHTDIPRLRAGGVGAQYWSVYVRSDLPDPVPATLEQIDGVRQLLERYPAHLAPARTAADMEAARADGRIASLMGAEGGHSIANSLGTLRGLYALGVRYMTLTHNDNVAWADSATDEPGVGGLSAFGREVVREMNRLGMLVDLSHVAATTMRDALDTSAAPVIFSHSSARAVCDHPRNIPDDVLGRLPANGGMAMVTFVPKFVLQAAVDWTAAADENMRAHGLHHLDTTEEGMKVHRAFEASHPRPVATAATVADHLDHMREVAGIDHLGIGGDYDGTAFTPDGLDDVSGYPRLIAELLERGWSRTDLAKLTWQNAVRVLGAAEDVARDLRATRAPSNATIGELDG from the coding sequence GTGACCGCGGTGAGCGCGCTGGAGCAGGCCCGCGAGCTGCTGCGGGAGTTCCCGGTCGTCGACGGCCACAACGACCTGCCCTGGGCCCTGCGCGAGCAGGTCCGCTACGACCTCGGCGCCCGGGACATCGCCGTGGACCAGGCCGCCCATCTGCACACCGACATCCCGCGGCTGCGCGCGGGCGGGGTCGGCGCGCAGTACTGGTCGGTGTACGTCCGCTCGGACCTGCCCGACCCGGTCCCGGCGACCCTCGAACAGATCGACGGCGTACGGCAGTTGCTGGAGCGCTACCCGGCGCACCTGGCACCGGCCCGCACCGCCGCCGACATGGAGGCGGCCCGCGCGGACGGCCGGATCGCCTCCCTGATGGGTGCCGAGGGCGGCCACTCCATCGCGAACTCGCTGGGCACGCTGCGCGGTCTGTACGCCCTCGGGGTGCGCTACATGACCCTCACCCACAACGACAACGTGGCGTGGGCGGACTCGGCGACGGACGAGCCGGGCGTGGGCGGCCTGTCGGCCTTCGGCCGCGAGGTGGTCCGGGAGATGAACCGCCTGGGCATGCTGGTCGACCTGTCCCATGTGGCCGCGACGACCATGCGGGACGCGCTGGACACCTCCGCGGCCCCGGTGATCTTCTCCCACTCCTCGGCGCGGGCCGTCTGCGACCACCCGCGCAACATCCCGGACGACGTGCTCGGACGCCTGCCCGCCAACGGCGGCATGGCCATGGTCACCTTCGTGCCGAAGTTCGTCCTCCAGGCCGCCGTCGACTGGACGGCCGCCGCGGACGAGAACATGCGCGCGCACGGGCTGCACCACCTCGACACCACCGAGGAGGGCATGAAGGTCCACCGGGCCTTCGAGGCGTCCCACCCGCGCCCGGTCGCCACGGCGGCCACCGTCGCCGACCACCTCGACCACATGCGCGAGGTGGCCGGCATCGACCACCTCGGCATCGGCGGCGACTACGACGGCACGGCCTTCACCCCGGACGGCCTGGACGACGTCTCCGGCTACCCCCGCCTCATCGCCGAGCTGCTGGAGCGCGGCTGGTCGCGGACCGACCTGGCCAAGCTGACCTGGCAGAACGCGGTACGCGTCCTGGGCGCCGCCGAGGACGTCGCCCGCGATCTGCGGGCCACCCGCGCCCCGTCGAACGCGACGATCGGGGAGCTGGACGGCTGA
- the purE gene encoding 5-(carboxyamino)imidazole ribonucleotide mutase — translation MSPAHPSPDHRPSTSADARSFPLVGIVMGSDSDWPVMEAAAKALDEFEISYEVDVVSAHRMPREMITYGEQAAERGLKAVIAGAGGAAHLPGMLASVTPLPVIGVPVPLKYLDGMDSLLSIVQMPAGVPVATVSVGGARNAGLLAARILATHDEDLQARMREFQQDLNDQATEKGKRLRAKVEGAAGFGFGTGK, via the coding sequence ATGAGCCCAGCCCACCCGTCGCCCGACCACCGCCCCTCGACGAGCGCTGACGCGCGCTCCTTTCCTCTGGTGGGCATCGTCATGGGATCGGACTCCGACTGGCCCGTCATGGAGGCCGCCGCGAAGGCGCTCGACGAGTTCGAGATCTCCTACGAGGTCGACGTCGTCTCCGCGCACCGCATGCCCCGCGAGATGATCACCTACGGCGAGCAGGCGGCCGAGCGCGGGCTGAAGGCGGTCATCGCGGGCGCGGGCGGCGCCGCCCATCTGCCCGGCATGCTCGCCTCGGTCACGCCGCTGCCGGTGATCGGTGTCCCGGTGCCGCTGAAGTACCTGGACGGCATGGACTCGCTGCTGTCCATCGTGCAGATGCCGGCCGGGGTGCCGGTCGCGACGGTGTCGGTCGGCGGCGCGCGCAACGCGGGCCTGCTCGCCGCGCGCATCCTCGCCACGCACGACGAGGACCTCCAGGCCCGGATGCGGGAGTTCCAGCAGGACCTGAACGACCAGGCCACCGAGAAGGGCAAGCGGCTGCGCGCCAAGGTCGAGGGCGCGGCCGGTTTCGGCTTCGGCACGGGGAAGTGA
- a CDS encoding 5-(carboxyamino)imidazole ribonucleotide synthase, translated as MTFPVVGMVGGGQLARMTHEAGIPLGIRFKLLSDTPQDSAAQVVSDVVIGDYRDLETLRAFARGCDVITFDHEHVPTEHLRALEADGIPVRPGPEALVHAQDKGVMRARLDALGVPCPRHRVVSDPADVAAFAAEGDGFPVVLKTVRGGYDGKGVWVVDSAEEAAEPFRAGVPVLAEEKVDFVRELAANVVRSPHGQAVAYPVVESRQVNGVCDTVIAPAPDLAESLALQAEEMALRIAKELDVVGHLAVELFQTRDGRVLVNELAMRPHNSGHWSMDGAITSQFANHVRAVLDLPLGDPRPRARWTVMANVLGGDYPDMYSAYLHCMARDPQLKIHMYGKDVKPGRKVGHVNTYGDDLDDVLERARHAAGYLRGTITE; from the coding sequence GTGACGTTCCCGGTAGTCGGCATGGTCGGCGGTGGACAGCTCGCTCGTATGACACACGAGGCGGGCATCCCGCTCGGCATCAGGTTCAAGCTTCTCAGTGACACCCCCCAGGACTCCGCGGCACAGGTCGTGAGCGATGTCGTCATCGGCGACTACCGCGATCTGGAGACGCTGCGTGCCTTCGCGCGGGGCTGCGACGTGATCACCTTCGATCACGAACATGTGCCCACCGAGCATCTGCGGGCCCTGGAGGCGGACGGCATCCCCGTCCGCCCCGGCCCCGAGGCGCTGGTGCACGCCCAGGACAAGGGAGTGATGCGCGCCCGGCTCGACGCGCTCGGCGTGCCCTGCCCGCGGCACCGCGTCGTGAGCGACCCGGCCGACGTGGCGGCCTTCGCGGCCGAGGGGGACGGCTTCCCGGTCGTCCTGAAGACCGTGCGCGGCGGGTACGACGGCAAGGGCGTGTGGGTGGTGGACTCCGCCGAGGAGGCCGCCGAGCCGTTCCGCGCGGGCGTGCCCGTGCTCGCCGAGGAGAAGGTCGACTTCGTCCGGGAGCTGGCGGCCAACGTGGTGCGCTCCCCGCACGGCCAGGCCGTGGCCTACCCGGTGGTCGAGTCCCGGCAGGTGAACGGCGTGTGCGACACGGTGATCGCCCCGGCCCCGGACCTGGCGGAGTCCCTCGCGCTCCAGGCCGAGGAGATGGCCCTGCGCATCGCCAAGGAACTGGACGTCGTCGGCCACCTCGCCGTCGAGCTGTTCCAGACCCGCGACGGCCGCGTCCTCGTCAACGAGCTGGCGATGCGCCCGCACAACTCGGGCCACTGGTCGATGGACGGCGCGATCACCTCGCAGTTCGCCAACCACGTCCGCGCCGTGCTGGACCTGCCGCTGGGCGACCCGCGCCCGCGCGCGAGGTGGACGGTCATGGCGAACGTCCTCGGCGGCGACTACCCGGACATGTACTCCGCGTATCTGCACTGCATGGCCCGCGACCCCCAGCTGAAGATCCACATGTACGGCAAGGACGTGAAGCCCGGCCGCAAGGTCGGACACGTCAACACCTACGGCGACGACCTGGACGACGTGCTGGAGCGCGCCCGTCACGCAGCCGGCTACCTGAGAGGCACGATCACCGAATGA
- a CDS encoding GtrA family protein → MDRGSSGHRPAPAAPPAARRALLRRIGRAWREVAKFGAVGGAGLLVNLLVFNLVRHTTDLQVVRASVIATIVSIVFNYIGFRYFTYRDRDKSGRTKELTLFLLFSAIGLVIENGVLYLATYGFGWDSPIQSNVFKFLGIGIATLFRFWSYRSWVFRALPAHDTAAGAGPLPGGAAGRDAAAQARSDAYR, encoded by the coding sequence ATGGACCGTGGTTCCTCGGGGCACCGACCGGCGCCCGCGGCTCCCCCGGCGGCCCGGAGAGCGCTGCTGCGGCGCATCGGGCGGGCCTGGCGTGAGGTCGCCAAGTTCGGCGCGGTGGGCGGAGCGGGGCTGCTGGTCAACCTGCTCGTGTTCAACCTCGTCCGGCACACCACCGACCTCCAGGTGGTGCGGGCGAGCGTGATCGCCACCATCGTGTCGATCGTCTTCAACTACATCGGCTTCCGGTACTTCACCTACCGGGACCGGGACAAGAGCGGCCGCACCAAGGAACTCACCCTGTTCCTGCTGTTCAGCGCGATCGGCCTGGTCATCGAGAACGGCGTGCTCTATCTGGCGACGTACGGCTTCGGCTGGGACAGCCCGATCCAGAGCAATGTCTTCAAGTTCCTCGGCATCGGCATCGCCACCCTGTTCCGCTTCTGGTCCTACCGCAGCTGGGTCTTCCGCGCCCTGCCCGCCCATGACACCGCGGCCGGCGCCGGACCGCTGCCGGGCGGGGCGGCGGGCCGGGACGCGGCGGCGCAGGCCCGCAGCGACGCCTACCGCTGA
- a CDS encoding ATP-binding protein, with product MRRRLIQSTLAVVLVVIAVFGVSLVIVETRTISNSAQERVDSEALRLASIVDSRLLGAETVNAEILADQVAAGQYAVIGIPGHPPIEVGTKPSGDVIHSTARGEQGESVRMEEPRSSVTREVGRTLLIIGLVALLAVVAAVLLAIRQANRLASPLTDLAETAERLGSGDPRPRHKRYGVPELDRVADVLDGSAERIARMLTAERRLAADASHQLRTPLTALSMRLEEITLTDDPDTVKEEANVALTQVERLTDVVERLLTNSRDPRTGSAVTFDLDEVIQQQIAEWRPAYRSAGRAIVSSGKRHLRAVGTPGAVAQVLAALIENSLMHGGGTVALRTRVTGNQAVVEVTDEGPGVPADLGARIFERTISGRNSTGIGLAVARDLAEADGGRLELLQALPPVFGLFLSRTPPLQRSAEDGTTVR from the coding sequence ATGCGCCGCCGACTGATCCAGTCCACGCTCGCCGTGGTGCTCGTGGTGATCGCCGTCTTCGGCGTCTCCCTGGTGATCGTGGAGACCCGCACGATCAGCAACAGCGCGCAGGAGCGGGTCGACTCCGAGGCGCTGCGGCTGGCCAGCATCGTCGACAGCAGACTGCTGGGCGCGGAGACCGTCAACGCGGAGATCCTCGCCGACCAGGTGGCCGCGGGCCAGTACGCGGTGATCGGCATCCCCGGGCATCCGCCCATCGAGGTGGGCACCAAGCCCTCCGGTGACGTCATCCACTCCACCGCCCGGGGCGAGCAGGGCGAGAGCGTGCGGATGGAGGAGCCCCGCTCCTCGGTCACCCGCGAGGTCGGCCGCACCCTGCTGATCATCGGCCTGGTGGCGCTGCTCGCGGTGGTCGCCGCCGTACTGCTGGCGATCCGCCAGGCCAACCGGCTCGCCTCCCCGCTGACCGACCTGGCCGAGACCGCCGAGCGGCTGGGCTCCGGCGACCCCCGGCCCCGCCACAAGCGCTACGGCGTGCCCGAGCTGGACCGGGTGGCCGATGTGCTGGACGGTTCCGCCGAGCGCATCGCCCGGATGCTGACCGCGGAACGGCGGCTGGCCGCCGACGCCTCCCACCAGCTGCGCACCCCGCTGACCGCGCTGTCCATGCGGCTGGAGGAGATCACGCTCACCGACGACCCGGACACGGTCAAGGAGGAGGCGAACGTCGCGCTGACCCAGGTCGAGCGGCTGACGGACGTGGTGGAGCGCCTGCTGACCAACTCCCGCGACCCGCGCACCGGCTCCGCCGTCACCTTCGACCTGGACGAGGTCATCCAGCAGCAGATCGCCGAGTGGCGTCCCGCCTACCGCAGCGCGGGCCGGGCGATCGTCAGCTCGGGCAAGCGGCATCTGCGGGCCGTGGGCACGCCGGGCGCGGTCGCGCAGGTGCTGGCGGCGCTGATCGAGAACTCGCTCATGCACGGCGGCGGCACGGTGGCGCTGCGCACCCGTGTCACCGGCAACCAGGCGGTCGTGGAGGTCACCGACGAGGGACCCGGGGTCCCCGCCGACCTGGGCGCCCGGATCTTCGAGCGCACCATCAGCGGCCGCAACTCCACGGGGATCGGCCTCGCCGTCGCCCGCGACCTGGCCGAGGCGGACGGCGGCCGCCTGGAGCTCCTCCAGGCATTGCCCCCGGTCTTCGGCCTGTTCCTGTCCCGCACACCCCCGTTGCAGCGGTCCGCGGAGGACGGGACGACGGTGCGCTGA
- a CDS encoding response regulator transcription factor: MTRVLLAEDDASISEPLARALRREGYEVEVREDGPTALDAGMQGGVDLVVLDLGLPGMDGLEVARRLRAEGHAVPILILTARADEVDTVVGLDAGADDYVTKPFRLAELLARVRALLRRGAAEPQQPPATHGVRIDVESHRAWMGDEELQLTAKEFDLLRVLVRDAGRVVTRDQLMREVWDTTWWSSTKTLDMHISWLRKKLGDDAANPRYIATVRGVGFRFEKS; this comes from the coding sequence ATGACCCGTGTACTGCTCGCCGAGGACGACGCGTCCATCTCGGAGCCGCTGGCCCGCGCACTGCGCCGGGAAGGTTACGAGGTCGAGGTGCGTGAGGACGGACCCACCGCGCTCGACGCCGGAATGCAGGGCGGTGTCGACCTGGTCGTGCTGGACCTCGGTCTGCCCGGTATGGACGGCCTGGAGGTCGCCCGCCGGCTGCGTGCCGAGGGCCACGCCGTGCCCATCCTGATCCTGACCGCGCGCGCCGACGAGGTGGACACCGTCGTCGGCCTGGACGCGGGCGCCGACGACTACGTCACCAAGCCCTTCCGGCTCGCCGAACTGCTGGCCCGGGTCCGGGCCCTGCTGCGGCGCGGCGCCGCCGAGCCCCAGCAGCCGCCGGCCACGCACGGCGTGCGCATCGACGTCGAGTCGCACCGCGCCTGGATGGGCGACGAGGAACTCCAGCTCACCGCCAAGGAGTTCGACCTGCTGCGGGTGCTGGTGCGGGACGCGGGCCGGGTCGTCACCCGCGACCAGCTGATGCGCGAGGTCTGGGACACCACCTGGTGGTCGTCGACCAAGACGCTCGACATGCACATCTCCTGGCTGCGCAAGAAGCTCGGCGACGACGCGGCCAACCCCCGGTACATCGCGACCGTGCGCGGGGTGGGTTTCCGGTTCGAGAAGAGCTGA
- a CDS encoding oligopeptide:H+ symporter, producing the protein MASSLTKDSVHPGTPGSEKTFFGHPRGLATLFMTEMWERFSYYGMRALLPLYLVAPGGLHLSAASATAIYSVYLSLVYLLAMPGGWFADRVLGPRRTVTVAGTVIMLGHLTLALPWSGSFFAGLGLVAIGSGLLKANISTMVGHLYKGADDPRRDGGFTIFYIGINLGAFAAPLIIGTIGENVNWHIGFALAALGMALGLAQFLLGTRHLNPRSDVVPTPLSAQEKSSLLRKSALWAAVAVVFYAIVGLSGAYTLNWLLVPITVAGLLIPVAVIARIKRDKDLDRTEQSKMTAYIWFFVAAAVFWMIYDQGGSTLSLFAEKSAENSVFGWNFPVSWYQSVNPVLIMACAPVFAWLWLALARRGKEPSTAVKFTMGLVLVGASFFLFLAPLAIADGGHKAAALWLVAIYFVQTVGELTLSPVGLSVTTKMAPAKYASQMMGVWFLAVTAGDATTGLLSIAGVDLNKTGIVALEATLAVLAGVAVWMYRKKVKELMGDVR; encoded by the coding sequence ATGGCGTCCAGCCTGACGAAGGACTCGGTCCATCCGGGCACCCCCGGTTCCGAGAAGACCTTCTTCGGCCACCCCCGCGGCCTGGCCACCCTCTTCATGACCGAGATGTGGGAGCGCTTCTCCTACTACGGCATGAGGGCCCTGCTCCCGCTGTACCTGGTGGCCCCGGGCGGCCTGCACCTGAGTGCGGCCAGCGCGACCGCGATCTACTCGGTCTACCTGTCCCTCGTGTACCTGCTCGCCATGCCGGGCGGCTGGTTCGCGGACCGGGTCCTCGGCCCCCGCCGGACGGTCACCGTCGCCGGCACGGTCATCATGCTGGGCCATCTGACGCTGGCCCTGCCCTGGTCCGGCAGCTTCTTCGCCGGCCTCGGCCTCGTCGCCATCGGCTCCGGCCTGCTGAAGGCCAACATCTCCACCATGGTCGGCCACCTCTACAAGGGTGCCGACGACCCGCGCCGCGACGGCGGCTTCACGATCTTCTACATCGGGATCAACCTCGGTGCCTTCGCCGCGCCGCTGATCATCGGCACCATCGGCGAGAACGTGAACTGGCACATCGGCTTCGCGCTCGCCGCGCTCGGCATGGCGCTGGGCCTGGCCCAGTTCCTGCTCGGCACCCGCCATCTGAACCCGCGCTCCGACGTCGTACCGACGCCGCTGTCCGCGCAGGAGAAGTCGTCGCTGCTGCGCAAGTCGGCCCTGTGGGCGGCCGTCGCGGTCGTCTTCTACGCGATCGTCGGCCTCTCCGGCGCCTACACCCTGAACTGGCTGCTGGTGCCGATCACCGTCGCCGGTCTGCTGATCCCGGTCGCGGTCATCGCCCGGATCAAGCGGGACAAGGACCTGGACCGCACCGAGCAGTCGAAGATGACCGCGTACATCTGGTTCTTCGTCGCCGCCGCGGTCTTCTGGATGATCTACGACCAGGGCGGCTCGACCCTGTCGCTGTTCGCCGAGAAGTCCGCCGAGAACAGCGTCTTCGGCTGGAACTTCCCGGTCTCCTGGTACCAGTCGGTCAACCCGGTCCTGATCATGGCGTGCGCGCCGGTCTTCGCCTGGCTGTGGCTCGCGCTGGCCCGGCGCGGCAAGGAGCCGAGCACCGCGGTCAAGTTCACGATGGGCCTGGTGCTGGTCGGCGCCTCCTTCTTCCTCTTCCTCGCCCCGCTGGCCATCGCCGACGGCGGGCACAAGGCGGCGGCGCTGTGGCTGGTGGCGATCTACTTCGTCCAGACCGTCGGTGAGCTGACCCTCTCCCCGGTCGGCCTGTCGGTCACCACGAAGATGGCGCCCGCGAAGTACGCCTCGCAGATGATGGGCGTCTGGTTCCTGGCCGTCACCGCGGGCGACGCCACGACCGGTCTGCTCTCCATCGCCGGGGTCGACCTCAACAAGACCGGCATCGTCGCGCTGGAGGCCACGCTCGCGGTGCTCGCCGGTGTCGCGGTGTGGATGTACCGCAAGAAGGTCAAGGAACTCATGGGCGACGTGCGCTGA